The following proteins are encoded in a genomic region of Pyrus communis chromosome 11, drPyrComm1.1, whole genome shotgun sequence:
- the LOC137749160 gene encoding phenolic glucoside malonyltransferase 1-like → MTDPNNSLKVVEVCRVAPQPKPGTSDSAISSGGENLTYNKDGPVSTVFQVNHALMPYELSLPLTFFDLLWIRFPPFHRLLFYEILPCSSPADALLFFHSTIIPKLKTSLSITLHHFLPLTGNITWSENSPKPTLDYLQGDTLSLTVAESDADFHHLSSNDFKIESKEYYPLVPQLAVSHVKAAVMALQITIFPNSGGFSIGISMHHAAIDGKTLFLFLKSWAHICKHVHQSDDILLPNQFKPYYNRSVIQHPIGLQLETIYLNQFLNMDGRQNNRSLMVAAHYKSLAVPNSFRGIFEFTSANIQALRKRVTTRMKEITTKQQQERDPSVHISTFSLTCAYTWVCLVKAQQGEEEEIKGDKIPLFISVDCRSRLAPPLPANFFGNIVTAYLTVAERKGLLGDDGLVMATIAISEAIKGLDNGVLNGVEDLVSRLYLSDEQKSTADPRTVFTTAGSHRFDVYGTDFGWGRPRSTEVVRKNSTGAITFSDGKNGGGAVDIGVVLEKHHMEAFASLFAKGLETL, encoded by the coding sequence ATGACAGACCCAAATAACTCTCTGAAAGTTGTTGAAGTTTGTAGGGTAGCTCCACAACCAAAACCTGGCACATCAGACTCAGCAATCTCATCTGGAGGAGAGAATCTTACCTACAACAAAGATGGTCCCGTTTCAACGGTATTCCAAGTTAATCACGCACTGATGCCTTACGAGTTGTCTCTTCCGCTAACCTTCTTCGACCTCCTATGGATAAGGTTTCCGCCCTTCCATCGCCTTTTGTTCTATGAAATATTGCCATGCTCTTCACCTGCAGATGCTTTACTCTTTTTTCATTCAACAATTATTCCAAAACTCAAAACGTCGCTCTCTATCACCCTCCATCATTTTCTACCTCTAACCGGAAACATCACGTGGTCTGAAAACTCCCCCAAACCCACCCTCGATTACCTCCAAGGTGACACCCTTTCGCTCACGGTAGCCGAATCTGATGCCGATTTCCACCACCTCTCAAGCAATGACTTTAAAATCGAATCCAAAGAATACTATCCTCTTGTACCTCAACTGGCAGTATCTCATGTAAAAGCCGCCGTGATGGCGTTGCAAATCACCATCTTTCCCAACAGCGGCGGTTTTTCCATTGGCATATCGATGCACCATGCAGCTATTGACGGCAAGACTCTCTTCTTGTTTCTGAAATCATGGGCTCACATATGCAAACATGTTCATCAATCTGATGATATTTTGTTACCCAATCAATTCAAACCATATTATAATAGAAGCGTAATCCAACACCCGATCGGTCTTCAACTCGAGACAATCTACTTGAACCAGTTTCTAAACATGGACGGAAGACAAAACAATCGAAGCCTGATGGTTGCAGCCCACTATAAATCTCTAGCGGTACCGAATTCCTTTCGAGGCATCTTCGAATTCACAAGCGCGAACATACAAGCTTTACGGAAAAGGGTCACGACCAGAATGAAAGAGATCACCACCAAACAACAACAAGAACGTGATCCATCGGTTCATATATCAACTTTTTCGCTAACGTGCGCGTACACATGGGTTTGCTTAGTAAAAGCACAACaaggggaggaagaagaaataaaaggggaCAAGATACCTTTGTTTATTAGCGTGGACTGCCGGTCACGCTTAGCCCCTCCTTTACCTGCAAACTTTTTCGGAAACATAGTCACGGCCTATCTAACAGTTGCAGAAAGAAAAGGACTTTTGGGAGATGACGGGTTGGTTATGGCGACAATTGCGATCAGTGAAGCCATTAAAGGTTTGGACAACGGGGTTTTGAATGGCGTGGAAGATTTGGTTTCACGATTGTACCTCTCTGATGAACAGAAGAGTACTGCTGATCCTCGCACAGTATTTACGACCGCTGGATCGCATCGGTTTGACGTGTATGGCACTGATTTTGGATGGGGAAGGCCGAGGAGTACCGAAGTGGTTCGTAAAAATAGTACCGGAGCGATCACTTTTTCAGATGGCAAGAACGGTGGTGGCGCTGTTGACATTGGGGTGGTTTTGGAAAAACATCATATGGAGGCATTTGCTTCTCTTTTTGCCAAAGGTCTTGAAACCCTTTGA